A part of Amycolatopsis lurida genomic DNA contains:
- the mscL gene encoding large-conductance mechanosensitive channel protein MscL, with amino-acid sequence MIKGFKDFLMRGNVVDLAVAVVIGAAFTAIVTAFTNGLIKPLINAIGGSDAAKGLGFNILSANDSTFMDFGGVINAAINFVIVAAVVYFVIVLPVKHVQERRKRGEEAGPAEPTDVELLTEIRDLLRAQQNRAS; translated from the coding sequence TTGATCAAGGGCTTCAAGGACTTCCTGATGCGCGGGAACGTCGTCGACCTGGCGGTCGCGGTGGTCATCGGCGCCGCGTTCACGGCGATCGTCACGGCCTTCACGAACGGCCTGATCAAACCGCTGATCAACGCCATCGGCGGTTCGGACGCCGCCAAGGGGCTGGGCTTCAACATCCTCAGTGCGAACGACTCGACGTTCATGGATTTCGGCGGCGTGATCAACGCGGCGATCAACTTCGTCATCGTGGCGGCCGTCGTCTACTTCGTGATCGTGCTGCCGGTCAAGCACGTCCAGGAGCGGCGCAAGCGCGGTGAAGAGGCGGGCCCCGCGGAGCCGACCGACGTCGAACTGCTCACCGAGATCCGCGACCTGCTGCGCGCGCAGCAGAACCGCGCGAGCTGA
- a CDS encoding NAD-dependent epimerase/dehydratase family protein has translation MRTLVTGGAGFIGSHIADLLSDRGDKVVVLDNLLSTAHGSSRPPGYTGRHRFLRGDVTDTELVAELLDGVDAVCHQAAVVGHGVDPSDAPSYALNNDYGTAVLLAAMHRAGVRKLVLASSMVVYGEGRYACPIHGIVPPSPRKQSDVDAGCFEPACAACGAELDWRLVPEDAPLRPRSTYAATKLAQEHLAAAWARQTGGTVWALRYHNVYGPRMPQNTPYAGVASLFRSSLLRGEAPIVLEDGKQQRDFVHVHDVARANILALRTDGPEGDLTPLNICSGRPHSVGELAEELAKACGGPAPKIAGGARPADVRHVVADPARARRLLGFTARTGFAEGIAGFATAELREPVGL, from the coding sequence GTGCGAACACTGGTAACCGGCGGGGCCGGGTTCATCGGCTCCCACATCGCCGACCTGCTGTCCGACCGAGGCGACAAGGTGGTGGTCCTCGACAACCTCCTGAGCACCGCGCACGGTTCGTCGCGACCGCCCGGGTACACCGGCCGCCACCGGTTCCTGCGTGGCGACGTCACCGACACGGAGCTGGTCGCCGAGCTGCTGGACGGCGTCGACGCGGTCTGTCACCAGGCGGCCGTCGTCGGACACGGCGTCGATCCGTCCGACGCGCCGTCGTACGCGTTGAACAACGACTACGGGACCGCGGTCCTGCTCGCCGCGATGCACCGGGCCGGAGTCCGGAAGCTGGTGCTCGCCTCGTCGATGGTCGTCTACGGCGAAGGCCGCTACGCATGTCCCATCCACGGGATCGTGCCGCCGTCGCCGCGGAAACAGTCCGATGTGGACGCCGGCTGCTTCGAGCCCGCGTGCGCGGCCTGCGGCGCCGAACTCGACTGGCGGCTGGTCCCCGAGGACGCGCCGCTGCGGCCGCGAAGCACCTACGCGGCCACGAAGCTCGCGCAGGAACATCTGGCGGCGGCATGGGCTCGGCAAACCGGCGGAACGGTCTGGGCTTTGCGCTACCACAACGTCTACGGGCCGCGGATGCCGCAGAACACCCCGTACGCGGGCGTCGCGTCGTTGTTCCGGTCCTCGCTTTTGCGCGGTGAGGCGCCGATCGTGCTGGAGGACGGGAAACAGCAGCGCGACTTCGTGCACGTCCACGACGTGGCGAGGGCGAACATCCTGGCGCTGCGCACTGACGGGCCCGAAGGTGACCTGACCCCGCTGAACATCTGTTCCGGGCGACCCCACTCCGTCGGCGAACTCGCCGAGGAACTCGCGAAGGCCTGCGGCGGACCGGCTCCGAAGATCGCCGGGGGTGCCCGGCCGGCGGACGTCCGGCATGTCGTCGCCGACCCGGCCCGCGCCCGGCGGCTGCTCGGCTTCACCGCGCGAACCGGGTTCGCCGAGGGCATCGCCGGATTCGCCACCGCTGAGCTGCGGGAACCGGTCGGTCTCTGA
- a CDS encoding helix-turn-helix domain-containing protein: MVNAYNAGRSIRQLAAMHGMSYCQTRRVLLAEGVQLRPRGRQ, translated from the coding sequence ATGGTCAACGCCTACAACGCTGGCCGTTCGATCCGGCAACTGGCTGCCATGCATGGCATGAGTTATTGCCAGACCCGGCGGGTTCTGCTGGCTGAGGGGGTTCAGCTTCGCCCGCGCGGTCGGCAGTAG
- a CDS encoding MogA/MoaB family molybdenum cofactor biosynthesis protein, translating into MERSAQRLGRALVVIVDDRVAHGEHEDNTGPLVTELLEEAGFIVDGVVVVEAETAAIRNALNTAVIGGADLVITVGGTGVSPRDRTPDATAGVLDRPIPGIGEALRASGLAAGAVDAGISRGLVGVSGSTLVVNLAGSRAAVRDGMATLSSLVPYVIDELSGLEEA; encoded by the coding sequence ATGGAACGGAGCGCACAACGGCTGGGCCGCGCACTGGTGGTCATCGTGGACGATCGGGTCGCCCACGGCGAACACGAGGACAACACGGGACCGCTGGTCACGGAGCTGCTCGAAGAGGCCGGGTTCATCGTCGACGGCGTCGTCGTGGTCGAGGCCGAGACGGCCGCGATCCGCAACGCGCTCAACACCGCGGTGATCGGCGGTGCCGACCTGGTGATCACCGTCGGCGGCACCGGGGTCTCCCCGCGCGACCGCACCCCCGACGCGACGGCCGGTGTGCTCGACCGCCCGATCCCGGGCATCGGCGAAGCGCTGCGCGCGTCCGGCCTGGCCGCCGGCGCGGTGGACGCGGGCATCTCCCGCGGGCTCGTCGGCGTCTCCGGCAGCACGCTGGTGGTCAACCTCGCGGGTTCCCGCGCGGCGGTCCGCGACGGCATGGCGACGCTCTCGTCGCTGGTGCCGTACGTGATCGACGAGCTGTCCGGGCTCGAAGAGGCCTAG
- a CDS encoding RloB family protein encodes MCEGKKTEHQYFSRIAAFFRASSVNVATCDIEGMGKDPVSVVKRAIEKRDKAAKNVDEKYSQVWCVVDVDEHKNLEDALLLAKQNRIGVVVSNPCFEIWALWHYEDHNAHITTKAVQRKLKRWIPEYDKDLPGNFPYANCDEAKKRAVARQKNTEGSISQNPGSAAWLVVDAVKRAKSFNFKQRR; translated from the coding sequence GTGTGCGAAGGCAAGAAGACTGAGCATCAGTACTTTAGCAGGATTGCGGCCTTCTTTCGTGCAAGCTCCGTGAATGTTGCAACTTGTGATATTGAGGGGATGGGAAAGGATCCTGTTAGTGTAGTGAAGCGCGCTATTGAAAAGCGTGACAAAGCTGCTAAGAATGTGGATGAGAAGTATAGTCAGGTCTGGTGCGTAGTCGATGTCGACGAGCACAAAAACCTTGAAGATGCTTTGCTGTTAGCAAAGCAAAATCGTATCGGCGTCGTGGTTTCAAACCCCTGTTTTGAAATTTGGGCACTTTGGCACTATGAAGATCATAATGCGCATATCACGACGAAGGCGGTGCAGCGGAAACTAAAGCGTTGGATACCAGAATACGATAAGGATCTTCCGGGGAACTTCCCGTATGCTAATTGTGATGAAGCGAAGAAGCGTGCGGTAGCTCGGCAGAAAAATACCGAAGGCTCGATTAGTCAAAACCCTGGTTCGGCCGCATGGCTTGTCGTGGACGCTGTGAAAAGAGCAAAGTCCTTCAACTTCAAGCAGCGTCGGTAG
- a CDS encoding MBL fold metallo-hydrolase — MGITVGDIEIEAIGDGLIRLPLAFFPGLDPEAHPDVFDEDGTVHVPTGAYLIRGHGRTILVDTGLGPREFAFPPGMTPAKGDPTPPMGAGGDLAAALDKAGCPVDEIDTVFLTHLHNDHIGWIAPEGDLTFPSAQVVFGQLDWDALIAPAGTGEWSRVGMEAARGAGLTEAISGDVVEIAPGIVARHAPGHTPGHYVLDITADDERLLLLGDVLHTPAQLTDTRVGFLGDVDPELALRTRQRFLAEAEETGAIIAPAHFPDMGFLRL; from the coding sequence GTGGGCATCACCGTCGGAGACATCGAGATCGAAGCGATCGGGGACGGTCTGATCAGGCTGCCGCTCGCGTTCTTCCCGGGTCTCGACCCCGAAGCCCACCCGGACGTCTTCGACGAGGACGGTACCGTGCACGTCCCCACCGGCGCGTACCTGATCCGCGGCCACGGCCGCACCATCCTCGTCGACACCGGCCTCGGCCCGCGCGAATTCGCCTTCCCGCCGGGGATGACGCCCGCCAAGGGCGACCCCACCCCGCCGATGGGGGCGGGCGGCGACCTCGCCGCCGCGCTGGACAAGGCGGGCTGCCCGGTCGACGAGATCGACACCGTCTTCCTCACACACCTGCACAACGACCACATCGGCTGGATCGCCCCCGAAGGCGACCTGACCTTCCCCAGTGCTCAGGTCGTCTTCGGCCAACTCGACTGGGACGCCTTGATCGCGCCGGCCGGGACGGGCGAATGGAGCCGTGTCGGCATGGAGGCCGCCCGCGGCGCGGGACTGACCGAGGCGATCAGCGGCGACGTCGTCGAGATCGCGCCCGGGATCGTGGCGCGGCACGCCCCCGGTCACACGCCCGGCCACTACGTCCTCGACATCACCGCGGACGACGAGCGCCTGCTGCTGCTCGGCGACGTCTTGCACACGCCCGCGCAGCTGACGGACACGCGAGTGGGCTTCCTCGGCGACGTCGACCCGGAACTCGCGCTCCGCACCCGGCAGCGGTTCCTCGCGGAAGCGGAAGAGACCGGCGCGATCATCGCGCCGGCCCACTTCCCGGACATGGGATTCCTGCGGCTCTGA
- a CDS encoding SAF domain-containing protein, which translates to MLHHLPVPRRLQGRPARLLRRWLALSLLLSGLITLFLPASARGTPGTATVVSARDLPAGSVLRAEDVSLVDLPDDVRPQGATGLPSSVEGRMLVGAARAGEPLTDVRLLDAGIPGSGDPESSTVPVRLADAGVAELLRPGRRVDVVAATEAGHEASVLASAAVVAAVGDQGTRDPKASGAGSKGPLVLLSLPSAIATRVAATSLERSITVTLR; encoded by the coding sequence GTGCTCCATCATCTGCCCGTCCCGCGAAGACTCCAGGGCAGGCCCGCCCGGCTGCTCCGCCGCTGGCTGGCCCTGTCCCTGCTGCTCAGCGGCCTGATCACGCTGTTCCTGCCCGCGTCCGCCCGCGGCACGCCCGGCACCGCGACCGTCGTCTCCGCCCGCGACCTCCCGGCAGGCTCAGTGCTCCGCGCCGAGGACGTCAGCCTCGTCGACCTCCCGGACGACGTCCGTCCACAGGGCGCCACCGGCCTGCCGTCCTCGGTGGAGGGACGGATGCTCGTCGGTGCGGCGCGGGCGGGTGAACCATTGACGGACGTCCGTCTGCTGGACGCGGGCATCCCCGGATCGGGTGATCCCGAGAGTTCGACTGTCCCGGTGAGGCTCGCCGACGCCGGTGTCGCGGAGCTGCTCAGGCCGGGGCGTCGGGTCGACGTCGTCGCGGCCACCGAAGCGGGGCACGAGGCGTCTGTGCTGGCCAGCGCGGCCGTCGTGGCGGCGGTCGGCGATCAGGGCACTCGTGATCCGAAGGCCTCCGGTGCCGGGAGCAAGGGACCTTTGGTGCTGCTTTCCCTGCCGTCCGCGATCGCGACACGGGTCGCGGCCACCTCGCTGGAACGGTCCATAACGGTTACCCTCCGCTAG
- a CDS encoding NUDIX hydrolase — MARRDHYHEPNAPKANSLRVAVSAFVLDKAGRRLLMIRRTDNDRYAIPGGGQEFGESVTQAVVREVQEETGLVVEVTGFIGIFSDPGYVIEYDDGEVRQEFSLCFRARPVSGELRTSSESKEVLWVEPAELDDLNIHPAIQLRIARGFEGLDQPFYT; from the coding sequence ATGGCACGCCGAGACCACTACCACGAACCGAACGCGCCAAAGGCGAACTCACTAAGGGTCGCCGTCAGCGCGTTTGTCCTGGACAAGGCTGGCCGCCGGCTGCTGATGATCCGGCGCACCGACAACGACCGGTACGCCATCCCCGGTGGCGGGCAGGAGTTCGGCGAGTCGGTGACCCAGGCAGTGGTCCGTGAAGTCCAGGAAGAGACCGGCCTGGTCGTCGAGGTCACCGGCTTCATCGGGATCTTCTCCGACCCCGGCTACGTCATCGAGTACGACGACGGCGAGGTCCGTCAGGAGTTCTCGCTCTGCTTCCGCGCTCGGCCGGTCTCCGGCGAGCTGCGCACGAGCAGCGAGAGCAAAGAGGTTCTGTGGGTCGAACCAGCTGAGCTGGACGACCTCAACATTCACCCCGCCATCCAGCTCAGGATCGCCCGCGGCTTCGAGGGTCTTGACCAGCCGTTCTACACATAG
- a CDS encoding serine hydrolase domain-containing protein yields the protein MTTSASTFFRRAGITAVAAALLAGVMPGVAAADSGRDRPDLRAMVEEIAGSGFAGAQLRVHDARGDWTGSAGVRELGSAAKPPTNGRFRIGSNTKTFVSTVVLQLVGEGKVGLDAPVAGYLPEFGLDRRITVRMLLQHTSGLVDYTGAIRPDGTVVPGIPLMGKEFLDNRYHTYRPEELVRFGLSKPPLFEPGTDWTYTNINYVLAGLVIEKVADRPYGDELQRRILRPLGLRDTLVPGTWPGIPGPHAHGYYRYEEKPGQWKTVDITNQNPSWASSAGELISTTKDLHMFFSALLGGKLLPAPLLAEMRKPHPKGGYGLGLYVQEASCGTVLKGMGGFHGYGTLMASTPDGSRTYELSMTYGDSAADLGQAYYKADQLLTDKVLCGK from the coding sequence ATGACGACTTCAGCGAGCACATTCTTCCGGCGGGCGGGGATCACCGCGGTGGCGGCCGCGCTGCTGGCCGGGGTCATGCCCGGCGTGGCCGCCGCGGACAGCGGACGGGACCGCCCGGATCTGCGGGCGATGGTCGAGGAGATCGCCGGCTCCGGTTTCGCCGGGGCGCAGCTGCGGGTGCACGACGCGCGGGGTGACTGGACCGGCAGCGCGGGGGTGCGCGAGCTGGGCTCGGCCGCCAAGCCGCCGACGAACGGGCGGTTCAGGATCGGCAGCAACACCAAGACCTTCGTGTCCACCGTCGTGCTGCAGCTGGTGGGGGAGGGCAAGGTCGGCCTGGACGCGCCGGTGGCCGGGTATCTGCCCGAGTTCGGCCTCGACCGGCGGATCACCGTGCGGATGCTGTTGCAGCACACCAGCGGTCTGGTGGACTACACCGGCGCGATCCGGCCGGACGGCACCGTGGTGCCGGGAATCCCCTTGATGGGTAAGGAATTCCTGGACAATCGCTACCACACGTACCGGCCGGAGGAGCTGGTGCGGTTCGGGCTGTCCAAGCCGCCGCTGTTCGAGCCGGGAACGGACTGGACCTACACGAACATCAACTACGTCCTGGCCGGACTGGTGATCGAGAAGGTCGCAGACCGCCCCTACGGCGACGAGCTCCAGCGGCGGATCCTGCGGCCGCTCGGACTGCGGGACACCCTCGTACCGGGCACGTGGCCGGGTATCCCCGGGCCGCACGCGCATGGCTACTACCGCTACGAAGAGAAGCCCGGGCAGTGGAAGACGGTCGACATCACGAACCAGAACCCGTCCTGGGCGTCGAGCGCCGGTGAACTGATCTCGACCACCAAGGACCTCCACATGTTCTTCTCCGCGCTGCTGGGCGGAAAGCTCCTGCCCGCCCCGCTGCTCGCCGAGATGCGCAAACCGCATCCGAAGGGCGGCTACGGACTTGGCCTGTACGTCCAGGAAGCGAGCTGCGGCACCGTCCTGAAGGGCATGGGCGGATTCCACGGCTACGGGACGCTGATGGCCAGTACCCCGGATGGCAGCAGGACCTACGAGCTGTCCATGACCTACGGGGACTCCGCGGCCGATCTGGGGCAGGCCTACTACAAGGCGGATCAGCTGCTCACCGACAAGGTGCTCTGCGGCAAGTAG
- a CDS encoding FmdB family zinc ribbon protein — MPTYQYACKECDHAFEAVQSFSDASLTVCPQCSGPLRKVFSSVGVVFKGSGFYRNDSRDSKANTTSAPAKTETKSESKTESKSETKSAASSSTGTTKTAAAAS, encoded by the coding sequence GTGCCCACCTACCAATACGCCTGCAAGGAATGCGACCACGCTTTCGAGGCCGTGCAGTCGTTCTCCGACGCGAGCTTGACCGTGTGCCCGCAGTGCTCGGGCCCGCTTCGCAAGGTCTTCAGCTCGGTCGGCGTGGTCTTCAAGGGCAGCGGTTTCTACCGCAACGATTCGCGCGACTCGAAGGCCAACACGACCTCGGCCCCGGCCAAGACCGAGACCAAGTCGGAGTCGAAGACCGAGTCCAAGTCGGAGACCAAGAGCGCCGCATCCTCGTCCACGGGTACGACGAAAACGGCCGCCGCCGCTTCCTGA
- a CDS encoding response regulator transcription factor, whose protein sequence is MTEQGRVLVVDDDETVRDVVRRYLEVAGFEVDVAGDGTEGLRLFSATGPDLVVLDVMMPGLNGLEVCRRLRQVSQVPVVMLTALGEEENRIAGLQLGADDYVTKPFSPKELALRVASVLRRARMPRPEPAARVITDGDLALQMSARQAALGGVELPLTSREFDLLAFFLTHPGVAFSRADLLEKVWGWDFGDQSTVTVHVRRLREKIEKNPAKPVRVATVWGVGYRYDPVRR, encoded by the coding sequence ATGACAGAGCAAGGGCGGGTGCTCGTCGTCGACGACGACGAGACCGTGCGGGACGTCGTCCGGAGGTACCTGGAGGTCGCGGGCTTCGAAGTCGACGTCGCCGGTGACGGCACCGAGGGGCTCCGGCTGTTCTCGGCGACCGGGCCGGATCTCGTGGTCCTCGACGTCATGATGCCGGGGCTCAACGGGCTCGAGGTGTGCCGCCGCCTGCGGCAGGTGAGCCAGGTGCCGGTCGTGATGCTGACCGCGCTCGGCGAGGAGGAGAACCGGATCGCCGGGCTCCAGCTCGGCGCCGACGACTATGTCACGAAACCGTTCAGCCCCAAGGAACTCGCGTTGCGCGTGGCGTCGGTCCTGCGGCGGGCACGGATGCCGCGGCCCGAACCGGCGGCGCGCGTGATCACCGACGGCGACCTCGCGTTGCAGATGTCCGCGCGGCAGGCGGCCCTCGGTGGCGTGGAACTTCCCCTGACCAGCCGGGAATTCGATCTGCTCGCGTTCTTCCTCACCCATCCCGGGGTGGCGTTCTCCCGCGCCGACCTGCTGGAGAAGGTCTGGGGCTGGGACTTCGGCGACCAGTCCACGGTGACCGTCCACGTGAGACGGTTGCGGGAGAAGATCGAGAAGAATCCGGCGAAACCCGTCCGCGTCGCCACCGTGTGGGGCGTGGGCTACCGGTATGACCCGGTGCGGCGATGA
- a CDS encoding AAA family ATPase yields the protein MLLRFRVANHRSIRDEQELSLVAVPRQGAEGSADKVVPPAVRVAAIYGPNASGKSSVISAMYYMIVALRDSYRSWDPSNEIPRQPFLLNIHSRKQPSLFEVDFLIDDVRYNYGFELDSHKILSEWLFSYPYGKKRALFERSEGNHFRFGRSLRGENSTTARLTRPNALFLSVAATTAHEVLTPVFDYLTRSIVYADSTHNQETSRLHWLRDKLADPEFARDVGDMLRLADLGLVGIELVPDANFADLPHPEDGESDEPFSTIELDFGDFAQTPKGAVEALKKFVSVSGGRIRTSRMKIELLHSAEDPESRFSVPLSQESAGTRSWLSLAGRILFALRYGEALIVDEIDASLHPRLSATLIHIFKDEEFNRYGAQLIFTTHDVTFLGGLVDDNLLSRDEVWFTEKDHYGATSLYSLVEFKPRKAENIERGYMQGRYGALPIIDVHQIKKVLSRIAWPDRDDYMKAGHRGGARVES from the coding sequence ATGTTGCTCCGCTTTCGGGTGGCCAACCATCGATCGATCAGGGACGAGCAAGAGCTCTCGCTCGTGGCAGTGCCGCGTCAAGGCGCTGAGGGGTCGGCAGACAAGGTTGTTCCTCCTGCCGTGCGAGTAGCGGCAATATATGGGCCAAACGCTTCGGGTAAGTCGAGTGTAATAAGCGCGATGTACTATATGATCGTTGCGCTTAGGGACTCTTATCGATCATGGGATCCGTCTAACGAGATTCCGCGCCAACCTTTTTTGCTCAATATTCACTCGCGCAAACAGCCGAGCCTATTTGAAGTTGACTTTCTTATTGATGATGTTAGATATAACTATGGCTTCGAGCTTGACTCGCATAAAATTCTGTCCGAGTGGCTCTTCTCGTACCCGTACGGCAAGAAGCGTGCGCTCTTTGAGCGGTCTGAGGGAAACCATTTTCGATTTGGTCGCAGTTTAAGGGGTGAGAATTCTACAACCGCCCGCCTGACAAGGCCAAACGCACTTTTCCTATCTGTGGCAGCCACGACGGCGCATGAGGTTCTGACTCCGGTATTTGATTACCTTACAAGGTCAATAGTGTATGCGGACAGTACGCATAATCAGGAGACTTCGAGGCTGCATTGGCTTAGGGATAAGCTCGCTGACCCAGAATTTGCTCGTGATGTCGGCGACATGCTGCGGCTTGCAGATCTTGGCCTAGTCGGAATCGAACTAGTTCCGGATGCAAATTTTGCAGATCTGCCTCACCCTGAAGATGGTGAATCTGATGAGCCCTTCTCGACTATCGAACTTGATTTCGGTGACTTCGCTCAGACTCCTAAGGGGGCAGTCGAGGCGCTGAAGAAATTTGTAAGCGTATCGGGTGGCAGGATACGAACGAGTCGAATGAAAATTGAGCTACTTCATTCGGCCGAAGATCCAGAGTCTAGATTTTCTGTGCCACTTTCGCAGGAAAGTGCGGGGACTAGGTCGTGGCTTTCGCTTGCTGGGCGCATTCTATTCGCGCTGCGATACGGAGAGGCTTTGATTGTTGATGAGATTGACGCAAGTCTTCATCCTAGATTGAGTGCCACGCTGATTCACATCTTTAAAGATGAAGAGTTCAACAGGTATGGCGCTCAGTTAATATTCACTACTCATGATGTAACCTTCTTGGGTGGCCTTGTTGACGATAACCTCCTCTCTCGTGACGAGGTATGGTTTACTGAAAAGGATCACTACGGTGCAACCTCGCTCTATTCGCTAGTCGAATTTAAGCCACGGAAGGCTGAAAATATAGAGCGAGGTTATATGCAGGGTCGATATGGCGCCTTACCAATTATTGATGTGCATCAGATCAAAAAGGTTCTATCACGCATAGCATGGCCCGACCGCGATGACTATATGAAGGCTGGTCACCGCGGAGGTGCGCGTGTCGAGTCGTAG
- a CDS encoding AMED_5909 family protein produces the protein MATPGRNEPQTLKDAHNIAAATRPQPGASLATWLKWRKANAKMYRAVSDVDRFHHHELRYWVAHEDSEAEALTAQIAKEKTEGRS, from the coding sequence ATGGCGACCCCGGGTAGGAATGAGCCGCAAACACTCAAGGATGCACACAACATCGCGGCGGCCACTCGACCTCAGCCTGGCGCGAGTCTCGCAACGTGGCTGAAATGGCGGAAGGCCAACGCAAAGATGTACCGCGCGGTGTCCGATGTGGACCGTTTCCATCATCACGAACTGCGGTACTGGGTCGCGCACGAGGACAGCGAAGCGGAGGCACTGACGGCGCAGATCGCTAAGGAAAAGACGGAAGGCCGCTCATGA
- a CDS encoding HD domain-containing protein yields MRPEYRWAYLRGSCCGRYRKRVELTTWAGELAARRLSQRLPRRWAHVQGVCRRVRAAGRLFAPTDADLLAAAGLVHDIGYAPELVDTGLHSLDGARYLRSVEAPQRLCALVAHHSAAYLEAGLRGLGDELADWADERTALRDALWWADMTTSPDGDVVSFEERVIEIRQRYGPDEVVSRCVQLARQELEGAINRTEDRLWEAGVDYV; encoded by the coding sequence ATGCGTCCGGAATACCGATGGGCTTACTTGAGAGGGTCTTGCTGCGGTCGATACCGTAAACGAGTGGAGCTAACAACATGGGCCGGTGAGTTAGCGGCTAGACGTCTCAGTCAGAGGTTGCCGCGCCGGTGGGCGCATGTCCAGGGGGTTTGTCGGCGGGTGCGAGCGGCAGGTCGATTGTTCGCCCCGACAGACGCGGACTTGCTCGCTGCGGCTGGGCTGGTACATGACATTGGATACGCGCCGGAGCTGGTGGATACAGGGCTGCACTCGCTAGACGGTGCGCGATACTTGAGGTCGGTTGAAGCTCCGCAGCGGCTGTGTGCGTTAGTGGCACACCACTCAGCGGCCTATCTCGAAGCAGGCTTACGCGGGTTGGGCGATGAGCTGGCTGATTGGGCTGACGAGCGGACGGCGCTAAGAGACGCACTTTGGTGGGCTGACATGACCACTTCGCCAGATGGAGACGTGGTCAGCTTCGAGGAGCGTGTGATCGAGATCCGGCAGCGCTATGGACCGGATGAGGTCGTGTCGAGGTGTGTCCAACTGGCGCGACAGGAGTTAGAAGGTGCGATCAATCGGACGGAAGATCGGTTGTGGGAGGCAGGTGTCGACTATGTGTAG
- a CDS encoding sensor histidine kinase, producing the protein MIGSGESFGEMLAHAWHILPFALMFALPVMLLGGLALYLLRRGSLASTMTILVLIPVLATLIAVLGISGFMFTPALTTMTLVCVLVALVIVPTALVFGRAIARRSVWEREARERERAAEASRRELVAWISHDLRSPLAGIQAMAEAVADGVVADPIEVTGYARRISGETTRLSGMVGDLFELSRITAGALQLTMAAVPLRDVVSDAVAAQAPLAEQKRVRMIEYAEVWPVVSGSDPELARIVRNLVSNAVRHTPPDGTVAVQIGIDGGEALLAVSDGCGGIPDDEIGRVFDVAFRGTTARTPERGGLASGGGLGLAIAKGLVEAHRGRIGVRNDGPGCRFEVRLPLAMP; encoded by the coding sequence ATGATCGGCTCCGGTGAGTCGTTCGGCGAGATGCTGGCGCACGCCTGGCATATCCTGCCGTTCGCGCTGATGTTCGCGTTGCCGGTGATGCTGCTCGGCGGTTTGGCGCTGTACCTGCTCCGGCGCGGTTCGCTGGCCAGCACGATGACGATCCTCGTGCTGATCCCGGTGCTCGCGACGCTGATCGCCGTGCTCGGGATCAGCGGGTTCATGTTCACCCCCGCGCTGACCACGATGACGCTGGTCTGTGTGCTGGTCGCGCTGGTGATCGTGCCGACGGCGCTCGTGTTCGGCCGCGCGATCGCGCGCCGCAGCGTGTGGGAACGGGAGGCGCGGGAACGGGAGCGCGCGGCCGAGGCGTCGCGACGCGAACTGGTCGCGTGGATCAGCCACGACCTGCGAAGCCCGCTGGCCGGGATCCAGGCGATGGCCGAGGCCGTCGCGGACGGCGTCGTCGCCGACCCGATCGAGGTCACCGGCTACGCGCGGCGGATCAGCGGCGAGACCACGCGACTGTCCGGCATGGTCGGCGACCTGTTCGAGCTCTCGCGGATCACCGCGGGCGCGCTCCAGCTGACCATGGCCGCCGTGCCGCTGCGCGATGTCGTGAGCGACGCCGTCGCCGCGCAAGCGCCGCTCGCCGAGCAGAAACGCGTGCGGATGATCGAATACGCCGAAGTGTGGCCGGTCGTCTCGGGCAGCGACCCGGAACTGGCGCGGATCGTGCGCAACCTGGTGTCCAACGCCGTGCGGCACACACCGCCGGACGGGACGGTCGCGGTCCAGATCGGCATCGACGGAGGCGAGGCGCTGCTCGCGGTCTCCGACGGCTGCGGCGGGATCCCCGACGACGAGATCGGGCGGGTCTTCGACGTCGCGTTCCGCGGGACGACGGCGCGCACCCCCGAGCGCGGCGGGCTGGCGAGCGGCGGCGGGCTGGGGCTGGCGATCGCGAAAGGCCTTGTCGAAGCCCATCGCGGCCGCATCGGCGTCCGGAACGACGGGCCCGGCTGCCGGTTCGAGGTCCGGCTTCCGCTCGCCATGCCCTGA